One region of Quercus lobata isolate SW786 chromosome 2, ValleyOak3.0 Primary Assembly, whole genome shotgun sequence genomic DNA includes:
- the LOC115977099 gene encoding receptor-like serine/threonine-protein kinase At3g01300: MEKKCGCWAVLKRGVRGSCKSSASKDSANTIPRTSLVYDAATETRYLNASNRELCAPNEAQLSSDKPNPPTSESKTPCQLLQFSFQELKAATGNFRPDSILGEGGFGYVFKGWIEENGTAPAKPGSGITVAVKSLKPDGLQGHREWVAEVDFLGQLHHPNLVKLIGYCIEDDQRLLVYEFMTRGSLENHLFRRTIPLPWSNRIKIALGAAKGLAFLHNGPEPVIYRDFKTSNILLDSEYNAKLSDFGLAKAGPRGDKTHVSTRVVGTYGYAAPEYVMTGHLTSKSDVYSFGVVLLEILTGRRSMDKKRPSGEQNLVTWARPYLADNKRKPPYQLVDPRLELNYSLRGVQKVSQLAYNCLSRDSKSRPTMDEVVKVLTPLQDLNDLAILSHHSRLSQQGRRKKKSDGTPQITYTHCKSIRDSPLNTGKQLYR, encoded by the exons ATGGAGAAGAAGTGTGGGTGCTGGGCTGTGTTGAAACGCGGCGTTAGAGGTTCCTGCAAGTCCTCTGCTTCTAAAGACTCTGCCAACACTATCCCTCGTACTAGTCTAGTTTATGACGCAg CGACTGAAACACGATATCTAAATGCTAGCAACAGAGAACTCTGTGCTCCCAATGAAGCTCAGCTATCATCGGATAAGCCTAATCCACCAACATCAGAAAGCAAAACTCCATGCCAGCTGCTCCAATTTTCTTTTCAGGAACTAAAAGCTGCTACCGGAAATTTCAGACCCGATAGTATTCTTGGGGAGGGTGGATTTGGATATGTGTTCAAAGGATGGATTGAGGAAAATGGGACAGCACCAGCAAAGCCCGGGTCAGGAATTACAGTTGCGGTCAAAAGCTTGAAGCCGGATGGTCTGCAGGGCCATAGAGAATGGGTG GCTGAGGTTGACTTTCTTGGACAGCTTCACCATCCCAATCTCGTTAAGCTTATTGGGTACTGCATTGAAGATGATCAACGGCTGCTTGTTTATGAATTTATGACCCGTGGAAGTCTTGAGAACCATCTTTTTAGAA gGACCATACCTCTTCCGTGGTCCAATAGGATTAAGATTGCACTTGGCGCAGCAAAAGGATTGGCCTTCCTCCATAATGGTCCAGAACCAGTCATATATAGAGACTTCAAGACATCCAACATATTGCTTGATTCG GAGTATAATGCAAAGCTTTCAGATTTTGGTCTAGCCAAAGCCGGGCCACGAGGAGACAAAACGCATGTCTCTACCAGGGTTGTTGGAACTTATGGGTATGCTGCTCCAGAATATGTAATGACAG GACACTTGACATCTAAAAGTGACGTTTACAGCTTTGGAGTTGTgcttcttgaaattttaacgGGCAGAAGATCAATGGACAAGAAACGTCCTAGTGGGGAACAAAATCTTGTTACATGGGCTCGGCCATATCTAGCTGACAACAAGCGAAAGCCGCCTTATCAACTGGTGGATCCCCGCTTGGAACTGAATTACTCTCTTAGAGGAGTGCAGAAAGTCTCTCAGTTAGCTTACAACTGCCTTAGTAGGGACTCAAAATCGCGCCCCACCATGGATGAAGTTGTTAAGGTTCTGACTCCATTGCAAGATCTTAATGACCTTGCCATCTTATCTCACCATTCTCGATTATCTCAACAAGGGAGACGCAAGAAGAAGTCAGATGGAACTCCACAGATCACATACACCCATTGCAAGAGCATCAGAGACTCTCCACTGAATACTGGCAAGCAGCTTTATAGATGA
- the LOC115977101 gene encoding uncharacterized protein LOC115977101 codes for MSAIVCGKRSSIFEDNLSPPVSKRIRCSSSSPVRFSPPTTATTPLSSSSSFDLIHHLTTIFPHMDHKLLERALEECGDDLDSAIRSLNELRLGSTGDNLSSAAPKSDAIPEANVQSQGVVTDNGEVTPGEEQSAPQNPPMDGNDWVELFVREMMSSSNVDDARARASRVLEVLERSICARASTEATQSFHQENMMLKEQVEALIQENSILKRAVSIQHERQKESEERNQELQHLKQLVSQYQDQLRTLEVNNYALTMHLKQAQQSNSIPGRFHPDVF; via the exons ATGTCTGCCATAGTGTGCGGGAAGAGATCCTCCATTTTCGAAGATAATCTCAGCCCACCTGTTTCCAAGAGAATTCgttgctcttcttcttcacctgTTCGATTCTCTCCGCCCACCACCGCAACTactcctctctcttcttcctcttccttcgATTTGATCCACCACCTCACGACTATTTTTCCTCACATGGACCACAAG CTTCTCGAGAGAGCGCTTGAAGAATGTGGTGATGATCTTGATTCCGCTATCAGAAGTTTGAATGAGCTTCGTTTAGGATCTACTGGTGATAACTTGAGTTCTGCTGCACCCAAATCTGATGCAATACCGGAAGCAAATGTTCAATCACAAG GTGTAGTGACAGATAATGGAGAGGTCACACCTGGTGAGGAGCAATCAGCTCCACAGAACCCTCCCATGGATGGTAATGACTGGGTGGAGCTCTTCGTTAGAGAAATGATGAGTTCCTCCAATGTAGATGATGCTAGAGCTCGTGCTTCAAGAGTGCTTGAGGTTTTGGAGAGATCCATCTGTGCACGTGCAAGCACTGAGGCCACCCAAAGCTTTCACCAG GAAAACATGATGCTGAAGGAACAAGTAGAAGCACTTATTCAGGAAAATTCAATTCTCAAGCGAGCAGTGTCTATCCAACATGAACGTCAGAAAGAGTCTGAAGAAAGGAACCAGGAGTTGCAACATCTGAAGCAACTGGTATCCCAGTACCAGGATCAGCTGAGAACATTAGAG GTGAACAATTATGCATTGACAATGCATCTAAAACAGGCTCAGCAAAGCAACTCCATCCCAGGGCGTTTCCACCCTGACGTCTTCTAG